In Oceanibaculum indicum P24, the following are encoded in one genomic region:
- a CDS encoding ATP-binding protein, with product MRIPFWSRLRLAPRIVLVVLGGMLAVKAVDKAMPLLIRPPEIMFFDRDWLLDNLRDIRDRSVAVPAAERAAVLEDLPVRRWLDVVALETPPDFSHTSRGGAFADLHVTIVDMFGLEPQDVRMMADELDDPEYSPRPLVVILPPLPTVMTDVLDNRRSNMLSSDLRIAVRIGPSEWLVVMPHSDGQENLRMIRNMLLPVLAVVMIGLASVWVARGIVRPLDDLAAAAEKLGRDRELSLVGEFNAPELRAIGSSFNAMQLRLKQFVDDRLQMIAAISHDLRTPLTRLRLFAEYVPDQDQRRQVLSDINDMEAMVSATLTYASNRLKDEAYSAVDLGALLISLCDTAADAGCRIIYDGPDHAGLTCRPVAMRRAFANLIDNGCKFGSEVRVTLRDGPDAFAISVADDGPGIPAEQREEAFRPFMRLESSRNRETGGTGLGLTITRDVILAHGGTIRLEESPAGGLLVAVTLPKARG from the coding sequence GTGAGAATTCCCTTCTGGTCGCGGCTCAGGCTCGCCCCGCGCATCGTGCTGGTCGTCCTTGGCGGGATGCTGGCGGTCAAGGCTGTCGATAAGGCGATGCCGCTGCTCATCCGCCCGCCCGAAATCATGTTCTTCGACCGCGACTGGCTGCTCGACAATCTGCGCGATATACGCGACCGCAGTGTCGCCGTGCCCGCCGCCGAACGGGCCGCCGTCCTGGAAGACCTGCCGGTCCGGCGCTGGCTCGATGTTGTGGCGCTGGAGACGCCGCCGGATTTTTCGCATACCTCACGGGGTGGGGCCTTTGCCGATCTGCATGTAACGATCGTCGATATGTTCGGCCTGGAACCGCAGGATGTGCGGATGATGGCGGACGAGCTGGATGATCCGGAATATTCGCCGCGTCCGCTGGTCGTGATCCTGCCGCCGCTGCCGACGGTGATGACGGATGTGCTCGATAACAGGCGCAGTAACATGCTCAGCAGCGATCTGCGCATTGCCGTCCGGATCGGCCCTTCGGAATGGCTGGTGGTGATGCCGCACAGCGACGGCCAGGAAAATCTGCGGATGATCCGAAACATGCTGTTGCCGGTTCTTGCCGTGGTGATGATCGGGCTGGCGTCGGTCTGGGTGGCACGCGGCATCGTGCGGCCGCTGGACGATCTGGCGGCGGCGGCGGAGAAGCTGGGCCGGGACCGTGAACTGAGTCTCGTCGGTGAGTTCAACGCGCCGGAGTTGCGGGCCATCGGCAGCTCCTTCAACGCGATGCAGCTCCGGCTGAAGCAGTTCGTCGATGACCGGCTGCAGATGATCGCGGCGATCAGCCACGATCTGCGCACCCCGCTCACCCGGCTGCGGTTGTTCGCCGAATATGTGCCGGACCAGGACCAGCGCCGCCAGGTCCTGTCGGACATCAATGACATGGAAGCGATGGTCAGCGCGACGCTGACCTATGCCAGCAACCGGCTGAAGGATGAGGCGTACAGCGCGGTCGATCTCGGCGCGCTGCTGATCAGCCTGTGCGATACGGCGGCCGATGCGGGATGCCGAATTATCTATGACGGTCCCGATCATGCCGGCCTGACCTGCCGGCCGGTGGCGATGCGCCGGGCCTTCGCCAACCTGATCGACAATGGCTGCAAGTTCGGCAGTGAGGTTCGGGTGACGCTGCGCGACGGGCCGGACGCCTTCGCCATTTCCGTTGCCGATGACGGGCCGGGCATTCCGGCGGAACAGCGCGAGGAGGCCTTCCGCCCCTTCATGCGGCTGGAGAGTTCGCGCAACCGCGAGACTGGCGGCACCGGGCTTGGCCTGACGATCACCCGCGACGTGATCCTGGCCCATGGCGGCACCATCCGGCTGGAGGAGTCACCGGCAGGGGGACTGCTGGTTGCGGTGACCCTGCCGAAGGCACGCGGATAG